The genomic stretch CACCACCATCGGGATTCTGCTGTTCGGCGGGGTGTTCGGGCTGACCGGCGCTTTCCTGACCGTGCCTTTCCTGATCGTCATCAAGGCGCTGTACCAATACTTCTACCTGAAAGACGCGCCCGACATTCCCGACGCGGTGGCCATGGCCCTGATCAGCGGCAAGGTCGAGGAACAGCTCGACCGCGAAAAGGAAGCCAACGCCGAAACCGAGAAAGCCCTTCAGGAAGCCCGTGATGCCGAATTGACCCGCCAGGCCGAGGAGGGAGAGCTGGACTTGCAAGCGGTGCTGGAAGACCCCGCCCCCGACACGCCGACTGAACCCAGGCCGCCACAATCCTGAAACGGGCCGTTCGGGTGGGCAGAGACTTACGGCAGACGCCAGGCTGATACGCCAGCGTCAGGATGCCGTCGTGGCTTGATTGTGCCCGGCAGAACTCGCTACACTCACGCCACCATCGAATTCAACGCTGTGCCAGGAGTTCACCATGAAAAGACGGCTTGCTGTTGCTGGTTTCCTGTCTGCCCTGCTCGCCTCGTGCGGCACCGCCCCCACGGCCCCTTCACTGGTCAGCGATTATGCGGGGCGCCCCGAGTTGCAGGACGCGGGCAGTCAGGCCATCCTGGCGCGCTACGGGAACGATCCCGGCCTGCTGGCCGCCCTTCAGGAAGCCTACGAGGAACGGCCCGGCGACCTGAGTCTGCCCCGCGTCCCCGAACTCGGCGCCCTGGACTATGCCAGTGACCGCCTGGCGTACATCAAACGCACCGGCTGGGGCAGCGTCGGCAATTACAACAGCCAGTACGCCGCTTACAGCGCCACCAGCCTGCCCTACACCGGCCTGAACTGGACGCGCGACGGCTGCAGCGCCCCGGACGGCGTGGGCCTCGGTTACCGCGAGGACTTTCGGCCGGCCTGCAACGTCCACGACTTCGGTTACCGCAACCTGAAGGTGTACGAACGCACCGATGCCAACCGCAAAACCACCGACGACGCTTTTTACACCAACATGAAAACCATCTGCGCCGCCAAGAGCTGGTACGCACGCCCCGCCTGCTACAGCGCCGCCTACGCCTACTACCAGGGCGTGCGCATCGGTGGTAGCAGCAGCTTCTGAGGCTGAGCAGTATTCCGGTTGATGGGTGATCTGGGAAACCCGATCAGCGGGAAAAGGAACAGGGCTGACAGTGAGGAGCGGTTCTCACGGATTCACCGGCCGCCATCTCAGCGGCTTGCAGGCCAGAGGAACCCAGAGGATTTAGAGCATTGCGTTCAGGACTCGCCGTATTTCCCGGGCGCCCTCGACGGCTTCGTTCACGGTAAGGCCGCCGTAACCGAGAAGCAGGGCGTTCGGCGTGGCGCCTGTACCGCTGTCGTTCGGGGCGCTGTATTCGGGGACGCTGTACTCGGCGACGGTGGAGACGTGAACGTTTCGCCGGGCCAGGGTCAGGGCGATGCGGGTCGCGTCGAAGTCCGGCGCCAGGTGCAGGCACACGTGCAGGCCGGCTTCGATGCCACCCAGTTTCGCTAAGGGTTCCAGCGGCGCCAGCTCCTGCGTCAGGGCCTCGCGCACCTGGGCGTGCCAGCGGCGGCTGCGGCGAATGTGCCGGTCGACTTCGCTGTGCGTCATCAGGTACGTCAGGGCGTGCTGAAGCGGCAGCGGGTGACCGGAGTCCATCAGCGTGCGGGCACGCACGAGGGCGGGCATCAGGGCCGGAGGCGCGGTCAGGAAGCCGGTGCGCACAGCGGGCGTCAGGACTTTGCTGAGGGTGCCCAGGTACAGCACCCGCCCCGAGGTGTCCAGGCTGGCCAGAGGCGGCAGGGGCGCGGCGCCGTAGCGGAATTCTCCGTCGTAATCGTCTTCGATAATAAGGGCGTCGTTCTTCTCGGCCCATTCCAGCAGCTTCAGGCGGCGCGGCAGGCTCATGCGCACCCCCAGCGGGAACTGGTGACTGGGCGTCACGTACACCAGCCGGGCGGGTGGCGTGTCCGGCGTAATCACCGGGCCGTCCTCATCCAGCGGCAGGGGATGAACAGAAAGTCCGGCGTCCAGCAGCACCTGGCGGCCGGCGCGGTAGCCGGGGTTTTCCATCAGGACGCTGGAACCGGGCGGCAAAATGGCTTTCACGATCAGGTTGAGGGCCTGCAGGGTGCCGGCCGTGACCATCACGCCTTCCGGGGAGACGGGCAGCCCGCGTGAGCGCCCCACGAAGGCGGCCAGGGCCGCGCGCAGTTCTGGTTCGCCCTGCGGGTCGGCGTAATCGCCGCTGACATCCTGCCGCGCGGCGTGTGCCCAGGCCTGGCGCCACACCTTGGCGTCGAGGGTGGCGGTGGTCGCCACGCCCGTCTTGAAGTGAATGCCGCCTGACCCGCTGGTGCGGTCGGCAAATTCGAAGGGCGCGGCGGGCGGCTCGGTGAACCAGGCCGGCGCGCCTGCACTGGCACGCTCGCGCCGCGCGGCGCCGGCCGGCACGCGCGTGCCGCTGCCCACCTCGGCTTCCAGCGTGCCGTCGGCCACCAGGGCCGCGTAGGCTTCGGCCACCACGCCGCGCGTCACGCCCAGGCTGTGCGCCAGCAGGCGTGAACCGGGCAATCTCAGGCCCGCCGGCAGGGTGCCGTTCAGCACGCCGGCCCGCAGCTGCGCGGTCAGTTGCTGGTGCAGCGCACCGGTTTCGCCGCGCCTGAGGTGCAGCGCCAGCGGAAATTCCGCAAGTGGACTGCCTCTTTTGGCAGAAAGTGGAACTTCAGGGCGGGCCATATGCTGGGTAGTGTAGCGGACATGAAACACGGCATTCCCCTTTCCCTGGCCCGCCAGCAGACCCCCTGCCGGGTTTTCTGGACGTGTGTTCCGGCGCGGCAGCCTCCGCGTGGAACTGTACCGCCCGCGCGGCCACGACCGCCAGACCCCGCACCAGCAAGACGAACTTTACGTGGTGGTTGGCGGCTCCGGCACTTTTTTCTGCGACGGCGAACGGCAGAGCTTCCAGGCTGGCGACCTGCTGTTCGCGGCTGCCGGAGCTGGGCACCGCTTCGAGACGTTCAGCGACGATCTGGAAGTCTGGGTGATCTTCTTCGGCCCGCCGGGAGGCGAACGGCCCACCACAAGAACGCTGTTCGGCCAGGACGTGACCGAGTGATCCGCCGCATTGCGCCGGGGGATGCGGCGCTGGCTTTCGCGGCCCTGAGGGAACTGCGCCCGACCTCGCCGATCATGGCCTCGCTGCACACCTTTCAGGCCTTTCTGGAGGCGGCCGGGCGAGAAAGCTACGCGCTGGTCGGTTCCTTTGAAGAGGGGAGCCGTGAAGCGGTGGCCGTCGCCGGCTACCGTGTGATGACCATGCTGTACGTGGGGAGGCTGCTGTACGTGGACGACCTCTCCACCCTGCCCGAATTCCGGGGCCGGGGCCACGCCGGGGCGCTGCTGCACTGGCTGGAAGCCGAAGCGAGCCGCCTGGGGGCGGCAGAACTTCACCTCGACAGCGGCACCGGTTCGGCGCGCTTTGCCGCCCACCGCCAGTACCTTAAGCACGGTTTGAACATCACCGCCCACCACTTCAGCAAGGAGTTGTCATGACCGCCGACCCGCGTTACCCGCTTGGCCCCGCCCCGCAAGTCACCACCTTGACCCCGCCGCAGCGCCGCGAGGGGATGGCCGCGCTGCGTGCTCTGCCAGAGGAACTCCAGGCCGCCCTGTCCGGTCTGGGCGCCGAACAGCTGGACACGCCCTACCGCGAAGGCGGCTGGACGTTGCGGCAACTGGCGCACCATGTCGCGGATAGCCACCTGAACGCCTATGTCCGCACCCGACTGGCGCTGACCGAACCGGAGCCTACCGTTACCCCCTACGAAGAGCAGCGCTGGGCCGAGTTGCCCGACCGCCACCTTGACCCGTCCGTGAGCCTGGAGTTGCTGCGGGCGCTGCACACGCGCTGGGTGGCGACCCTGGATGGGCTGGAGGAAGCGGACTGGCCAAAGACCTTTCACCACCCGGTCAACGGCCCCACCACGCTGGAGCAGATGCTGGCCTATTACACCTGGCACGGCCGGCACCACACCGCTCACATCCTGAAGTTGCGTGAAAAGAGGGGCTGGTAACCATGCTGGACGAACGTTTTCCGATTGGGCCGGCCCCCATTACCCTGAGCCTGTCGCCAGAGGAGCGCCGCGAGGCTCTTGAGGCGTTACGGACGTTGCCTGTCGAGATCACCGGCGCCGTCGCTGGCCTGAGCGACGACCAGCTGGACACGCCCTACCGCGAGGGCGGCTGGACGGTGCGTCAGGTCGTTCATCACCTGCCCGACAGTCATCTGAACGCCTACGTCCGTATGAAGCTGGTGCTGACCGAACCGGAGCCCACCATCAAGCCGTGGAGCGAAGCCGACTGGGCCGGGTTGCCCGACAGTCAGGGCAACATTCGGCCCAGCCTGGAGCTGCTGTCCGGGCTGCATGCCCGCTGGGTCAGCCTGTACGGGTCGCTGTCCGCGCCACAGTGGGCGCGGTGTTTCGTTCACCCGCAGCTGGTCGCCGCGCAGCGTGAAACGGGGGCCGTGTGGGCGCGGGCCTTCAATGCCGACGAGCATGGGCGCGTGAACCTGGATCAGCTGCTGGCCACCTACGCCTGGCATGGCCGGCACCACACCGCCCACATCCTGAAATTGCGCCAAAGGCGGGGCTGGTGACGGACTTCTACGACCCCCGGCAGCGCGAACCGAGCCTCAGCCGCCGCCCGCACAACCGCCGCGACAACGGGTGGATCAGCGAACTGCTGCGGCGTGGGCGCATTGGCCGTGTGGCGACCCTCTGGCAAGGAGAGGACGGGCAGGCGTTTCCGTTCATCACGCCGCTGGCTTACGTGTATCGCCCACAATACGGCGACATCGTGTACCACACGAATATCGTGGGGCGGCTGCGGGCCAACACCGACCAGGGCCAGCCCGCCACCTTCGAGACGTCCGAGATCGGCGGGCTGCTGCCCAGCAATTCGCCACTGGAACTGAGCGTGCAATACCGCAGCGTCATCGTGTTCGGGCGCGCCAGGGTGCTGACCGACCCAGACGAGAAACGCGGGGCGCTCACCGAACTCTCGCAGCGGGTCTTTCCGGGTCTGCGCATGGGGCAGGAGACGCGCCCGATCACTGACGCCGACCTGGCCCGCACGTCGGTTTATTCGCTGCATATCGAACGCTGGAGCGGCAAGGAGAACTGGCCGGACGAGGCCGACCAGGAAGGTAACTGGCCCGCGCTGCCGGCGCATCTTCTGCACCCGTGGCACCTGACCGAGAGACACGGACCCGTGACCCTGACCACCCTCGCGGCCCTGGTGGCGTTCCTGTTGCCGCTTCAGGTCTCGCCCGGCCCAGCCAACGTGTATTTCGCGGTGCTCGGCGCACGCGGCGGGGTGCGGCGGGCCGTGCCTGCCCTGCTGGGCTACCTGTGCGGGGTGGTCATCGTGACCCTGCTGCTCGGGTTCGCGCTGGATGCCAGGGTCTTCAGGCAGCCGGCCCTGATGGCTCTAATGTCGGTGGCCGGTGGCCTTTACCTGACTTATCTGGGCGGGCAGATGCTGAGTTCACCCGGCGCCCCTGCTCCGGAAGTTGGCCTCGCTGGTGACTTTCAGGCGCATGGCACTGCAAGGCGCGCTGGTGTTGCTGCTGAATCCGAAAGCCTACCTGATCGTGGGGTTGACGCTGGCCCAGTGCGCGGCGGGCCAGGCGGTGACGCTGCCTTATGTGCTGGCGGTGACGGGGGTCATTTGCGCGACGTTCACCGTGGCCTTTGTGCTGTGGGCGAACCTCGGCGCCCGGTCGAAAGCCCTGCCGGCCCGCTGGGAACACCGGCTGAACGTCGTTTGTGCCGTCGGCGTGCTCATGATGGGCCTGTGGATGACCTGGGAAGGCATTCGCGGGTGGCTCGGCTGAACACGTCGAACCAGTGTTGACCGGCAATCAAGGCTGTGCGCTGCGGGGCCTATGTTGCTTCACAGGCGCCTGAAACAAGGATGGAGAAACGTGCTAGACACTGAGCGAATGTCGCTGCTTTCACACTGGCCTGCTGTGGGCGTCCGGGCATGACCCGGCGCGATTATTTCGACCTGTTTCTGCTCTCGGCCTTCTGGGGCATCTCCTTTTTGCTGATCAAGTTTGCCGGCCACGACTTTCCGCCGGTGTGGGTGGCGCTGCTGCGTTCGTTGTTCGGGATGATGATCCTGAGGCTGGCGATGTGGTGGCAGAAAGTGCCGTTTCCGCCGCGGCCCCTGTGGCCCATGCTGACGCTGATCGCCCTGCTGAACAACGCCTTTCCCTGGCTGATGTTCGCCCTGGGGGAGCAGTCGGTCAGCAGCAACATCGCCAGCATCCTGAACGCCACCACGCCGCTGTTCACGCTGCTGGTGGCGGTGGGCCTGGGCGACTCGCGCCCCTCGCGGCCGATGTGGCTGGGGGTCATGATCGGGCTGGCGGGCGTGGCCCTTACCGTATCGGGTGGCATGCAGGGTGGGCAGGCCGCGCTGCCGGGCGTGCTGATGATCCTGGCGGCGGCGTTCAGTTACGGGCTGGGCGGCGTGATTGCCAAGAAGAACACCGCCGGCTTGACACCCCTGAGCGTGGCCGGAACACAACTGCTGCTCTCGACCCTGCTTTTGCTGCTCTTCGGCCTGTTCGGCGCTCACCCGGCGCAGGTGTCCCTGCAAGCCTGGGGCGCCGTGATCGTGCTCGGGGTGGTGGGCAGCGGCCTGGCGTACCTGGTGTTCTACAACCTGCTGGCCCGCGTGTCGCCCACCCAGACCACGGCCGTGACGTACATTCTGCCGATCTGGGGCCTGTTCTGGGGGGCGCTGGCCGGCGAACACGTCGGCGCGGCGTCGCTGCTGGGCGTGGCGGTGGTACTCTCGGGCGTTTACCTGATGAACCGCCGCCCGGTGCTGCCCGCCGGCCCCCTTGAGCGTGCAGCCCGCTGAGTGTCCGAACCGACTGGATGTCCCTGCGAAAGCCCCTCTGGATTTAGTTATAAACAGAGCGCATTGTCTACATTCGCCATCTGAGGGGGTTACGCCGTTTCGTCCGACCCCCTACACTGAAGGGACAGGCCGTTGAGAAGCGGCGTCACGATCACTGAATCAGGCCGGATAGACCGGCCACGTTCATTCACTGCCGGAGGAGGCCCCCATGACCAGCACCCAGAGCAAATGGCTCGACATCGAGAACAAGTACGACAGCGGCATCTACACCAAACACCAGGTGGTCATGGTGCGCGGCCAGGGCGCCACCGTCTGGGACGAGCAGGGGCGCTCCTACATCGACTGCGTGGTCGGGTACGGCGTCGCCACGCTGGGCCACAGCCACCCGGACGTGGTCAAGGCCGTGCAGGAGCAGGCCGCGAAATTGATGGTCATGCCCCAGAGCATGCCCAACGACAAACGCGCCGAATTCCTTCAGGAACTCGTGGGCGTGCTGCCGCAGGGCCTGGAGCGTGTGTTCCTGTGCAACAGCGGCACCGAAGCCATGGAAGCCGCCAAGAAATTCGCTATTACCGGCACCGGCCGCAGCCGCTTCGTGTCCATGAAACGCGGCTTCTCCGGTCGCAGCCTGGGAGCCCTGGCTTTCACCTGGGAACCCAAGTACCGTGAACCCTTCGGCGACGCCGTGGACAACAAGCACGTGGACTTCATCACTTACGGCGACATCGAACAGCTGCGCCAGGCTGTCACCGAAGAAACCGCCGCCGTGATCATGGAACCCGTGCAGGGTGAAGGGGGCGTGCGCCCTGCCAGCATCGAATTCCTTCAGGAAGCCCGCCGCATCACCAAAGAAAAAGGTGCGCTGCTGATCCTCGACGAAATTCAGACCGGCTTTTGCCGCACCGGCAAGATGTTCGCCTGCGAGCACAGCGGCGTCATTCCCGACGGCATGACCCTGGCCAAAGCCATGGCGGGCGGCGTGCCCATCGGGGCCTTCGCCATGACCCAGGAAGTCGCGCAGAAAATGCCCGGCGGGGGCCACGGCACCACCTTCGGCGGCAACCCGCTGAGCATGGCCGCCGGCACTGCCGCCATCCGCGCCATGAAACGCGAAGGCCTGGCCGAACAGGCCCGCGAGAAAGGCGCGTACATGATGGACAAGCTCCGTGCCATCGGGTCGTCCAAGATCCGCGAAGTGCGCGGCCTGGGCCTGATGATCGGCGTGGAACTCAAGGAAAAGAGCGCCCCTTACATCCATGCCCTGGAGCACGACGAAGGCGTCCTGACCCTCGCCGCCACGCCCCTGGTCGTGCGTTTCCTGCC from Deinococcus fonticola encodes the following:
- a CDS encoding phospholipase A2 codes for the protein MKRRLAVAGFLSALLASCGTAPTAPSLVSDYAGRPELQDAGSQAILARYGNDPGLLAALQEAYEERPGDLSLPRVPELGALDYASDRLAYIKRTGWGSVGNYNSQYAAYSATSLPYTGLNWTRDGCSAPDGVGLGYREDFRPACNVHDFGYRNLKVYERTDANRKTTDDAFYTNMKTICAAKSWYARPACYSAAYAYYQGVRIGGSSSF
- a CDS encoding PLP-dependent aminotransferase family protein, whose product is MARPEVPLSAKRGSPLAEFPLALHLRRGETGALHQQLTAQLRAGVLNGTLPAGLRLPGSRLLAHSLGVTRGVVAEAYAALVADGTLEAEVGSGTRVPAGAARRERASAGAPAWFTEPPAAPFEFADRTSGSGGIHFKTGVATTATLDAKVWRQAWAHAARQDVSGDYADPQGEPELRAALAAFVGRSRGLPVSPEGVMVTAGTLQALNLIVKAILPPGSSVLMENPGYRAGRQVLLDAGLSVHPLPLDEDGPVITPDTPPARLVYVTPSHQFPLGVRMSLPRRLKLLEWAEKNDALIIEDDYDGEFRYGAAPLPPLASLDTSGRVLYLGTLSKVLTPAVRTGFLTAPPALMPALVRARTLMDSGHPLPLQHALTYLMTHSEVDRHIRRSRRWHAQVREALTQELAPLEPLAKLGGIEAGLHVCLHLAPDFDATRIALTLARRNVHVSTVAEYSVPEYSAPNDSGTGATPNALLLGYGGLTVNEAVEGAREIRRVLNAML
- a CDS encoding cupin domain-containing protein, with amino-acid sequence MFRRGSLRVELYRPRGHDRQTPHQQDELYVVVGGSGTFFCDGERQSFQAGDLLFAAAGAGHRFETFSDDLEVWVIFFGPPGGERPTTRTLFGQDVTE
- a CDS encoding GNAT family N-acetyltransferase, coding for MIRRIAPGDAALAFAALRELRPTSPIMASLHTFQAFLEAAGRESYALVGSFEEGSREAVAVAGYRVMTMLYVGRLLYVDDLSTLPEFRGRGHAGALLHWLEAEASRLGAAELHLDSGTGSARFAAHRQYLKHGLNITAHHFSKELS
- a CDS encoding YfiT family bacillithiol transferase, which translates into the protein MTADPRYPLGPAPQVTTLTPPQRREGMAALRALPEELQAALSGLGAEQLDTPYREGGWTLRQLAHHVADSHLNAYVRTRLALTEPEPTVTPYEEQRWAELPDRHLDPSVSLELLRALHTRWVATLDGLEEADWPKTFHHPVNGPTTLEQMLAYYTWHGRHHTAHILKLREKRGW
- a CDS encoding YfiT family bacillithiol transferase, which gives rise to MLDERFPIGPAPITLSLSPEERREALEALRTLPVEITGAVAGLSDDQLDTPYREGGWTVRQVVHHLPDSHLNAYVRMKLVLTEPEPTIKPWSEADWAGLPDSQGNIRPSLELLSGLHARWVSLYGSLSAPQWARCFVHPQLVAAQRETGAVWARAFNADEHGRVNLDQLLATYAWHGRHHTAHILKLRQRRGW
- a CDS encoding LysE family transporter, with the translated sequence MTDFYDPRQREPSLSRRPHNRRDNGWISELLRRGRIGRVATLWQGEDGQAFPFITPLAYVYRPQYGDIVYHTNIVGRLRANTDQGQPATFETSEIGGLLPSNSPLELSVQYRSVIVFGRARVLTDPDEKRGALTELSQRVFPGLRMGQETRPITDADLARTSVYSLHIERWSGKENWPDEADQEGNWPALPAHLLHPWHLTERHGPVTLTTLAALVAFLLPLQVSPGPANVYFAVLGARGGVRRAVPALLGYLCGVVIVTLLLGFALDARVFRQPALMALMSVAGGLYLTYLGGQMLSSPGAPAPEVGLAGDFQAHGTARRAGVAAESESLPDRGVDAGPVRGGPGGDAALCAGGDGGHLRDVHRGLCAVGEPRRPVESPAGPLGTPAERRLCRRRAHDGPVDDLGRHSRVARLNTSNQC
- a CDS encoding DMT family transporter; this encodes MTRRDYFDLFLLSAFWGISFLLIKFAGHDFPPVWVALLRSLFGMMILRLAMWWQKVPFPPRPLWPMLTLIALLNNAFPWLMFALGEQSVSSNIASILNATTPLFTLLVAVGLGDSRPSRPMWLGVMIGLAGVALTVSGGMQGGQAALPGVLMILAAAFSYGLGGVIAKKNTAGLTPLSVAGTQLLLSTLLLLLFGLFGAHPAQVSLQAWGAVIVLGVVGSGLAYLVFYNLLARVSPTQTTAVTYILPIWGLFWGALAGEHVGAASLLGVAVVLSGVYLMNRRPVLPAGPLERAAR
- a CDS encoding aspartate aminotransferase family protein, translating into MTSTQSKWLDIENKYDSGIYTKHQVVMVRGQGATVWDEQGRSYIDCVVGYGVATLGHSHPDVVKAVQEQAAKLMVMPQSMPNDKRAEFLQELVGVLPQGLERVFLCNSGTEAMEAAKKFAITGTGRSRFVSMKRGFSGRSLGALAFTWEPKYREPFGDAVDNKHVDFITYGDIEQLRQAVTEETAAVIMEPVQGEGGVRPASIEFLQEARRITKEKGALLILDEIQTGFCRTGKMFACEHSGVIPDGMTLAKAMAGGVPIGAFAMTQEVAQKMPGGGHGTTFGGNPLSMAAGTAAIRAMKREGLAEQAREKGAYMMDKLRAIGSSKIREVRGLGLMIGVELKEKSAPYIHALEHDEGVLTLAATPLVVRFLPPATITKEQIDQVVAAFERVLNNVNPRAERQEELKQADKENEQQE